In the genome of Drosophila yakuba strain Tai18E2 chromosome 3R, Prin_Dyak_Tai18E2_2.1, whole genome shotgun sequence, one region contains:
- the LOC6535621 gene encoding endophilin-A produces the protein MAFAGLKKQINKANQYMTEKMGGAEGTKLDMDFMEMERKTDVTVELVEELQLKTKEFLQPNPTARAKMAAVKGISKLSGQAKSNTYPQPEGLLAECMLTYGKKLGEDNSVFAQALVEFGEALKQMADVKYSLDDNIKQNFLEPLHHMQTKDLKEVMHHRKKLQGRRLDFDCKRRRQAKDDEIRGAEDKFGESLQLAQVGMFNLLENDTEHVSQLVTFAEALYDFHSQCADVLRGLQETLQEKRSEAESRPRNEFVPKTLLDLNLDGGGGGLNEDGTPSHISSSASPLPSPMRSPAKSMAVTPQRQQQPCCQALYDFEPENPGELAFKENDIITLLNRVDDNWFEGAVNGRTGYFPQSYVQVQVPLPNGN, from the coding sequence atggCTTTCGCCGGACTCAAAAAGCAGATCAACAAGGCCAACCAGTACATGACGGAGAAGATGGGAGGTGCCGAGGGCACCAAACTGGACATGGACTTCATGGAGATGGAGCGAAAGACGGACGTTACCGTGGAGCTGGTGGAGGAGCTTCAGCTGAAGACGAAGGAGTTCCTGCAGCCGAATCCCACGGCTCGGGCCAAAATGGCAGCGGTCAAGGGCATCTCGAAGCTGTCCGGACAGGCCAAGTCCAATACGTATCCGCAACCGGAGGGCCTGCTCGCGGAATGCATGCTGACTTATGGGAAGAAGCTCGGCGAGGACAACAGCGTGTTCGCGCAGGCGCTCGTCGAATTCGGCGAAGCGCTGAAACAGATGGCCGACGTCAAGTATTCGCTGGACGACAACATCAAGCAGAACTTTTTGGAGCCACTGCATCATATGCAGACCAAAGACCTCAAGGAGGTAATGCATCATCGCAAGAAGCTGCAGGGCCGGCGGCTTGACTTCGACTGCAAGCGTCGCCGGCAGGCCAAGGACGATGAGATTCGTGGTGCCGAGGACAAGTTCGGTGAATCGCTTCAGCTGGCCCAGGTGGGCATGTTCAATCTGCTCGAGAACGATACGGAGCACGTCTCCCAGCTGGTCACCTTTGCCGAGGCACTATACGATTTTCATTCGCAGTGCGCGGATGTCCTTCGAGGCCTGCAGGAGACACTGCAGGAGAAGCGCTCCGAGGCGGAGAGCCGGCCACGCAACGAGTTCGTGCCCAAGACGCTGCTCGATCTGAACTTGgacggcggtggcggcggccTCAACGAAGATGGCACGCCGTCTCACATTAGTTCGAGCGCCTCGCCGTTGCCCTCGCCGATGCGCTCGCCCGCCAAGTCGATGGCCGTAACGCcgcagcgccagcagcagcccTGCTGCCAGGCCCTCTACGACTTCGAACCGGAGAATCCCGGCGAACTGGCGTTCAAGGAGAACGACATCATCACCCTGTTGAATCGCGTGGACGACAACTGGTTCGAGGGCGCGGTGAATGGCCGCACTGGCTACTTCCCGCAGTCCTACGTTCAGGTGCAGGTGCCCCTGCCCAATGGCAACTAG